In Pedobacter sp. W3I1, one DNA window encodes the following:
- a CDS encoding TerC family protein: protein MGNELLFSLGFLLFIVLILALDLGLFSRKEHIVSLKQAGVMSLIMVALAIGFYFILLTEGHQLHGIKDFAHLQQIVTQHQHHIKLIPNDFEGSLAVYKQNLGLEFLTGYVIEYALSVDNIFVIVLVFSAFAVEEKYYHRVLFWGILGAIIMRFIFIFVGAALIAKFAWILYLFGAFLVFTGIKMFFSKDEDDKIDPENHPVVKWASKIFSIHPKYEGKKFFVKINHKTLVTPLFLVLLIVEFTDLLFAVDSIPAIFAVTKDPYIVFFSNIFAIMGLRSMFFLLVNIIHKFHYLKTGLAILLAFIGVKMLGHTYLEKWGFTTEHSLIIILSILVMSIVASLVFPKKKVQVKP, encoded by the coding sequence ATGGGTAACGAATTACTTTTTAGCTTAGGTTTTCTCCTTTTTATTGTACTGATTCTCGCTTTAGATCTTGGTCTTTTTAGCAGGAAAGAGCATATAGTAAGCTTAAAACAGGCTGGAGTAATGAGTTTAATTATGGTGGCTTTGGCTATCGGTTTTTACTTTATTCTGTTAACCGAAGGACACCAGCTTCATGGAATAAAAGATTTTGCCCACCTACAACAAATTGTAACGCAGCACCAGCACCATATTAAATTAATCCCTAATGATTTTGAAGGCAGTTTAGCGGTTTATAAACAAAACCTTGGGCTTGAATTTTTAACCGGGTATGTGATTGAATATGCCCTTTCGGTAGATAATATCTTTGTGATTGTGCTCGTTTTTTCTGCCTTTGCCGTTGAAGAAAAATATTACCACCGCGTATTATTCTGGGGCATTTTGGGCGCCATTATCATGCGTTTCATCTTCATTTTTGTTGGTGCAGCACTAATTGCAAAATTTGCCTGGATACTCTATTTGTTTGGCGCTTTCCTTGTTTTTACGGGCATAAAAATGTTCTTCAGTAAAGATGAAGATGATAAGATTGATCCTGAAAATCACCCTGTGGTAAAATGGGCCTCGAAAATATTTTCTATCCACCCCAAGTATGAGGGCAAAAAATTCTTCGTAAAAATTAACCATAAAACGCTGGTGACGCCATTATTTTTGGTACTGCTGATTGTTGAATTTACCGATTTGTTATTCGCGGTCGATTCTATTCCAGCTATTTTTGCGGTAACAAAAGATCCTTACATTGTATTCTTTTCCAATATTTTTGCCATCATGGGTTTACGGTCTATGTTCTTCTTATTGGTGAATATCATTCATAAATTCCATTATTTAAAAACCGGATTAGCCATATTATTGGCCTTTATCGGCGTAAAAATGTTAGGGCATACCTATCTGGAAAAATGGGGTTTCACCACGGAGCATTCGCTTATCATTATATTGAGTATCTTGGTGATGAGCATTGTGGCTTCATTGGTTTTTCCGAAGAAAAAAGTGCAGGTAAAGCCTTAG
- a CDS encoding polyprenyl synthetase family protein, with protein sequence MPGIEQIKTPIAADIKAFEKTFKESMHSDAPLLDRITHYIVKQKGKQMRPMFVFFAAKLCGGITESTHRGAALVELLHTATLVHDDVVDNAYERRGFFSINALWKNKIAVLVGDYLLAKGLLLSVNNNEHRLLQIVSEAVKQMSEGELLQVEKVRRMDISEDLYFDVIRQKTASLIASCCAAGAASAGADDETIEKMRLFGEKVGIAFQIKDDTFDFGTDDVGKPLGIDIKEKKVTLPLIYALNKAEKTERKKIINLVKNHQDDPVKIQQIIDFVNAQEGVYYANQKMQEYQKEAFDILHSFEAGEARTGLEQLVLYTTERKK encoded by the coding sequence ATGCCGGGAATCGAACAGATAAAAACACCTATTGCTGCTGATATTAAAGCGTTTGAAAAAACCTTTAAAGAATCTATGCATAGCGACGCACCGTTGCTGGATAGGATTACCCATTATATTGTAAAGCAAAAGGGCAAACAAATGCGGCCAATGTTCGTGTTTTTTGCGGCTAAACTATGCGGTGGAATTACAGAGTCAACCCATCGTGGAGCTGCTTTGGTAGAGCTTTTACACACCGCTACTTTAGTGCATGATGATGTGGTAGACAATGCTTACGAGCGCCGTGGTTTTTTCTCTATCAATGCTTTATGGAAAAACAAGATTGCCGTTTTGGTTGGCGATTACCTCCTGGCTAAAGGATTGTTGCTTTCGGTAAACAATAATGAACACCGTTTGTTACAGATTGTATCGGAAGCGGTGAAACAGATGAGTGAGGGCGAATTGTTGCAGGTAGAAAAGGTACGGAGAATGGATATTTCGGAAGATTTATATTTTGATGTAATCCGACAGAAAACAGCTTCTTTAATTGCTTCTTGTTGTGCGGCGGGTGCTGCTTCGGCTGGTGCGGATGATGAAACGATAGAAAAAATGCGCTTGTTTGGCGAAAAAGTAGGAATTGCCTTTCAGATTAAGGATGATACCTTCGATTTTGGAACAGATGATGTAGGCAAACCTTTGGGGATTGATATTAAAGAGAAGAAAGTAACGCTGCCTTTAATTTATGCACTGAACAAAGCCGAAAAAACTGAACGTAAAAAAATAATCAACCTGGTGAAAAACCATCAGGATGATCCGGTTAAAATTCAGCAGATCATTGATTTCGTAAATGCCCAGGAAGGTGTGTATTACGCCAATCAGAAAATGCAGGAATACCAGAAAGAGGCATTTGATATTTTGCACAGTTTTGAGGCTGGCGAAGCACGAACTGGTTTAGAACAACTTGTACTGTACACTACTGAACGTAAAAAATAA
- a CDS encoding YpdA family putative bacillithiol disulfide reductase, with protein sequence MANQNHYDVLIIGAGPIGMACAIEAQKANLSYVIVEKGALVNSLFNYPVFMTFFSTSQKLEIGGVPFVTISPKPNRNEAVEYYRRVAEKFDLKINLFERVQQVIKNDSDVFQINTSKTNYTANNVIVATGFYDVPLLMNVPGEELPKVTHYYKDPHLYAFQNVVVVGANNSGVDAALETYRKGANVTMVVRSGDLGPHVKYWVRPDIQNRIKEGEVKALFNSELIEIREGEVDIKTPEGIKTIPNDFVIAMTGYQPDFNMLRKFGIELPETLCPAYNEETMETNVKGLYLAGVVCGGLDTHKLFIENSRVHAEMIVKNILS encoded by the coding sequence TTGGCAAATCAAAATCATTACGACGTATTAATTATCGGTGCCGGCCCGATTGGGATGGCTTGCGCAATAGAAGCTCAAAAAGCAAACTTAAGTTATGTAATTGTAGAAAAAGGTGCACTGGTGAACAGTTTGTTTAACTATCCGGTTTTTATGACTTTTTTTTCTACTTCTCAAAAGTTAGAAATTGGAGGAGTGCCATTTGTAACCATTAGTCCGAAACCTAACAGAAATGAAGCGGTTGAGTACTATCGCCGTGTTGCAGAAAAATTTGATTTAAAAATTAACCTTTTCGAAAGGGTTCAGCAGGTAATTAAAAACGATAGCGATGTTTTCCAAATCAATACTTCTAAAACCAACTACACAGCCAATAATGTAATTGTAGCCACAGGTTTTTATGATGTTCCTTTATTGATGAACGTGCCGGGTGAAGAATTGCCAAAAGTGACCCATTATTATAAAGACCCACATTTATACGCCTTCCAGAATGTTGTGGTGGTTGGTGCCAATAATTCTGGTGTAGATGCTGCTTTAGAAACATATCGCAAAGGTGCAAACGTAACCATGGTTGTACGCAGCGGCGATCTCGGCCCTCATGTGAAATATTGGGTACGTCCGGATATACAAAACAGGATTAAAGAAGGTGAAGTTAAAGCACTTTTCAATTCTGAATTAATTGAAATAAGGGAGGGGGAAGTAGATATCAAAACACCAGAGGGAATAAAAACCATCCCAAATGATTTTGTAATTGCGATGACGGGTTACCAACCAGATTTTAACATGTTAAGAAAATTCGGTATCGAATTGCCCGAAACACTTTGCCCGGCTTATAACGAAGAAACCATGGAAACCAATGTAAAAGGTTTGTATCTGGCGGGCGTAGTTTGTGGCGGATTAGATACGCACAAGCTTTTTATCGAAAACTCGAGGGTACATGCCGAAATGATAGTGAAAAATATTTTGAGTTAA
- a CDS encoding M20/M25/M40 family metallo-hydrolase, which translates to MKYLFSAALLCTGLFANAQDKFGDVFTKINTDVQQNSKAYQTLKYETETIGHRLTGSTNGAKAEQYAFDLLKSYGCDVKFQPFEVESWARKTINVEIGNDKNSLTKMKAVTLAHSPVSADVTGEIVDAGNGLEADYQTSPEKFKGKIALIYLGVLSGSPAGTKSLHRSEKTAIATKYGAIGVIIINTVKGGVLLTGTASVTGKLISIPAICIGLEDGTALKEKIKSQPQIAHIAMTNFSGLIKARNVVATFKGTELPKDKIVVGGHLDSWDLATGAIDNGIGSFAIMDMARTFKKLNLKTKRTVEFVLFMGEEQGLLGSKAYIDQAKKDNTLSQVKFMLNYDMTNDPKGFSTSRSEMKELFTAWGADIVKIDTGFKNLFNAGAGLHSDHQPFMLEGIPTGGGFGGKLPNNSGPFYHSDGDSFKLVDEQELKNTVRYSAMLTYALANTPKIPVGVQGEEELRTFLESQNLKEPLSIAGEWRWK; encoded by the coding sequence ATGAAATATCTTTTCTCTGCAGCGCTTCTTTGTACAGGATTATTTGCAAATGCACAGGATAAATTCGGCGATGTTTTTACCAAAATCAACACCGATGTACAGCAAAACTCAAAAGCTTATCAAACACTTAAATACGAAACCGAAACCATCGGTCATCGTTTAACAGGTTCTACAAACGGCGCAAAAGCCGAGCAGTATGCTTTCGATTTATTAAAATCTTACGGTTGTGACGTGAAATTTCAACCTTTTGAAGTAGAAAGTTGGGCAAGGAAAACGATTAATGTAGAAATTGGTAATGATAAAAACAGTCTGACGAAAATGAAGGCTGTTACCTTAGCACATTCGCCAGTAAGTGCGGATGTTACTGGCGAAATTGTAGATGCAGGAAATGGACTGGAAGCAGATTATCAGACTAGTCCAGAGAAGTTTAAAGGTAAAATTGCCCTGATTTATTTAGGTGTATTATCAGGTTCTCCGGCCGGAACCAAATCATTGCACCGCTCAGAAAAGACTGCCATTGCAACAAAATATGGTGCGATTGGTGTAATCATCATCAATACGGTAAAAGGTGGAGTGCTTTTAACCGGAACTGCTTCGGTAACAGGTAAGTTGATCTCTATTCCTGCTATTTGTATTGGTTTAGAAGATGGTACAGCTTTGAAGGAAAAAATTAAATCACAACCGCAGATCGCGCATATTGCCATGACTAATTTCTCGGGTTTAATCAAAGCGAGAAACGTAGTGGCCACTTTTAAAGGAACCGAGTTGCCTAAGGATAAAATTGTAGTCGGCGGACATTTAGATAGCTGGGATTTAGCAACCGGTGCAATCGACAATGGAATTGGTTCTTTTGCCATTATGGATATGGCGCGTACTTTTAAAAAACTGAATTTAAAAACGAAACGTACCGTAGAGTTTGTGCTGTTTATGGGCGAAGAGCAAGGTTTGTTAGGCTCTAAAGCATATATCGATCAGGCGAAGAAAGACAACACGTTAAGCCAGGTTAAGTTTATGTTGAACTACGACATGACCAACGATCCGAAGGGTTTCTCTACCTCAAGATCAGAAATGAAAGAGCTGTTTACTGCCTGGGGAGCTGATATTGTAAAAATTGATACCGGATTTAAAAACCTGTTTAATGCTGGAGCGGGTTTACACAGCGATCACCAACCTTTTATGTTAGAAGGTATTCCTACTGGTGGGGGTTTCGGTGGTAAACTACCAAATAATTCTGGTCCGTTTTATCATTCAGATGGCGATAGTTTTAAACTGGTTGATGAGCAGGAATTGAAAAATACGGTACGGTACAGTGCCATGTTGACTTATGCTTTAGCCAATACACCAAAAATCCCGGTGGGTGTTCAAGGTGAAGAAGAATTAAGAACTTTCTTAGAATCTCAAAACCTAAAGGAACCTTTGAGTATTGCTGGCGAGTGGAGGTGGAAGTAA
- a CDS encoding carboxylesterase — translation MKKRYKVLIGLSALIVAGYLLGPKPKKPVYNKELTQVPDLEDLDRYVASIESMHKIKPGNEAEIIWADTLHQQTEYAIVYLHGFSASKTEGNPVYLNLAKELNANLYLARLADHGIDTLAPMQYFTADRLWETSKQAYAIGKKLGKKVILVGTSTGGTVALKLAATYPEINSLILLSPNVAINDKNAWLLNNPWGLQIARKVVGGDERKVDDRTDEYKKYWYTNYRLESLVELEEFIESSMVKTTFKKVKQPVLMLYYYKNELEQDPVVRVDAMLKMFDELGTPNNLKRKVAIPDAGNHVMGSYITSKDLPSVEKAIEGFVESTLKIPAH, via the coding sequence ATGAAAAAACGCTACAAAGTACTTATCGGCCTTTCGGCATTAATTGTTGCAGGCTACTTATTGGGACCAAAACCCAAAAAGCCGGTGTACAACAAAGAACTCACCCAGGTTCCCGATCTGGAAGATTTAGACCGTTATGTAGCCAGTATCGAATCGATGCATAAAATAAAGCCAGGCAATGAAGCAGAAATTATCTGGGCCGATACCCTTCATCAGCAAACCGAATATGCCATTGTTTACTTGCATGGCTTTTCGGCATCAAAAACTGAAGGCAATCCGGTCTATTTAAATTTAGCCAAAGAATTAAATGCCAATTTATACCTCGCCCGATTGGCCGATCACGGCATTGATACACTGGCTCCCATGCAATATTTTACCGCCGATCGCCTTTGGGAAACCAGCAAACAAGCTTATGCCATTGGTAAGAAATTAGGCAAAAAAGTAATTTTAGTGGGCACTTCTACAGGAGGTACGGTTGCCTTAAAATTAGCGGCAACCTATCCTGAAATTAACAGTTTAATCTTGTTATCACCAAATGTAGCCATCAACGATAAAAATGCCTGGCTTTTGAACAACCCCTGGGGGCTACAAATTGCCAGAAAGGTTGTAGGTGGCGATGAACGTAAAGTAGACGATCGCACCGACGAATATAAAAAATACTGGTACACCAATTACCGTCTTGAATCGTTAGTAGAACTGGAAGAATTTATTGAGAGCAGTATGGTAAAAACAACTTTTAAAAAGGTAAAACAGCCCGTTTTAATGCTCTACTATTACAAAAATGAACTTGAACAGGATCCCGTTGTTCGTGTAGATGCCATGTTAAAGATGTTTGATGAACTCGGCACGCCAAACAACTTAAAAAGAAAAGTGGCCATCCCTGATGCAGGGAATCATGTAATGGGATCTTATATTACCTCCAAAGATTTGCCTAGTGTAGAAAAGGCTATTGAAGGTTTTGTGGAAAGTACGTTAAAGATTCCAGCTCATTGA